Proteins from a single region of Herpetosiphon gulosus:
- a CDS encoding MSMEG_4193 family putative phosphomutase encodes MTTFLLIRHATNDMVGKALAGWTPNVHLNAEGQAQAQRLAEHLAQAPIKAIYSSPLERAVETAQPIAQQLGLEIQILAGVGEIQFGEWTGRTIKELADTPTWANIQRFPSGTRIPGGETLREMQNRVVDALEALRQQHPDELIAVFAHADVVKAMIAHYLGVHLDLFQRIIISPASVTIVSVNDSGPHVLCVNHTGEMPSFPEAKPASNDANDLTPETERPVG; translated from the coding sequence ATGACGACGTTTTTGTTAATTCGCCATGCCACCAACGATATGGTTGGCAAAGCCTTGGCTGGCTGGACACCCAACGTCCATCTGAATGCTGAAGGTCAGGCTCAAGCTCAACGCTTGGCTGAACATTTAGCCCAAGCCCCGATTAAAGCGATCTATAGCAGCCCGCTTGAGCGAGCCGTCGAAACCGCCCAACCAATCGCCCAGCAACTTGGCCTCGAAATTCAAATCTTGGCGGGCGTTGGCGAAATTCAGTTTGGAGAGTGGACAGGCCGCACGATTAAAGAATTAGCGGATACGCCAACCTGGGCCAATATTCAGCGCTTTCCATCGGGCACACGCATTCCAGGCGGCGAGACCCTGCGCGAGATGCAAAATCGGGTCGTCGATGCACTCGAAGCCTTGCGCCAACAACACCCCGATGAGTTGATCGCGGTTTTTGCCCATGCTGATGTGGTCAAGGCGATGATCGCGCACTATTTGGGTGTTCATTTAGATTTATTCCAACGAATTATTATCAGCCCAGCCTCAGTAACGATTGTCTCGGTCAACGATAGCGGACCGCATGTGCTATGTGTCAATCACACTGGCGAAATGCCTAGCTTTCCTGAAGCCAAACCTGCTTCAAACGATGCGAACGATCTTACGCCGGAAACTGAACGGCCTGTGGGCTAA
- a CDS encoding nitroreductase family protein → MDLLDAIRSRRTTNGPFEDRPLDPAHVQTILEMAACAPSHFNSQPWRFVVIQDQTTRMQLAEIAGESMQKLMAGGRFWQRYRKYFRFSKQEVDQRGDGILIDNMPAILKPFAKYIFTERGGELMAKFQVPKVLGKDARKLVAGSPLILGITLDKSEYKPDDLSGMYSLLSLGAVMQTIWLTATSLGIGMQFISTPMEVEGQWEKITKLLQIPDEHSLMVLYRLGYIPQAADRPTIDWTSSQRKRTAALAYANRWDQPFEPAAKPD, encoded by the coding sequence ATGGATTTACTTGATGCAATTCGTTCGCGCCGCACCACCAACGGCCCATTTGAAGATCGCCCGCTCGACCCGGCCCATGTCCAAACTATTTTGGAGATGGCGGCTTGTGCTCCCTCGCACTTCAATTCGCAGCCCTGGCGTTTCGTTGTGATTCAAGATCAAACGACGCGCATGCAATTAGCCGAAATTGCAGGCGAATCGATGCAAAAATTAATGGCTGGGGGCCGCTTCTGGCAGCGCTATCGCAAATATTTTCGTTTCTCCAAGCAAGAAGTTGATCAACGAGGCGATGGGATTTTGATCGACAATATGCCAGCAATTTTAAAACCATTTGCCAAATATATTTTTACTGAGCGTGGCGGCGAGTTGATGGCCAAATTTCAAGTGCCCAAAGTGCTCGGCAAAGATGCGCGTAAATTGGTCGCTGGCTCGCCTTTGATTTTGGGGATTACGCTTGATAAAAGCGAATACAAACCTGATGATTTATCAGGCATGTACTCGCTACTTTCCTTGGGTGCGGTGATGCAAACAATTTGGCTGACTGCCACATCGTTGGGCATTGGTATGCAGTTTATCTCGACCCCAATGGAAGTTGAGGGGCAATGGGAGAAAATCACCAAACTGTTGCAAATACCCGATGAGCATAGCTTGATGGTGCTGTATCGCTTGGGCTATATTCCGCAGGCCGCCGACCGCCCAACGATCGATTGGACTTCATCGCAGCGCAAACGCACAGCGGCTTTAGCCTATGCCAATCGTTGGGACCAACCGTTTGAGCCAGCAGCCAAGCCCGATTAA
- a CDS encoding redoxin domain-containing protein, whose amino-acid sequence MDSTTLKVGDQAPDWTLTGTEGDVHLASFQGQKNVVLLFYPLDFSPVCSLQLPSYQARKPEFDQRDTEIFGISTDSKWSHKAFSDQLGLEYQLLSDYQRHVSEAYGVLRPEGFTNRAVFVIDKAGIIRHVSVTNPGQQPDQNEVIRVLETL is encoded by the coding sequence GTGGATAGTACCACCCTCAAAGTGGGCGATCAAGCCCCCGATTGGACATTAACGGGTACTGAAGGCGATGTACACTTGGCCAGCTTCCAGGGCCAAAAAAACGTTGTTTTGTTGTTTTATCCATTAGATTTTAGCCCTGTTTGTTCGCTGCAATTGCCTAGTTATCAAGCTCGCAAGCCTGAGTTTGATCAACGTGATACCGAGATTTTTGGCATTAGCACCGATAGCAAGTGGTCGCATAAAGCCTTTTCCGACCAACTCGGGCTAGAATATCAATTGCTGAGCGATTATCAGCGCCATGTTTCCGAGGCCTATGGCGTGTTGCGACCCGAAGGCTTTACCAATCGGGCAGTTTTTGTGATTGATAAAGCTGGCATCATTCGCCATGTTTCGGTAACTAACCCCGGCCAACAGCCCGACCAAAATGAGGTCATTCGGGTTTTAGAAACGTTGTAA
- a CDS encoding STAS domain-containing protein: MKALLAWLAQVDHPLEDVRRRGQIIISVMCALLVIVVIAIPSLLFNPRPLTSASALGLGFILAVVVIPLARRGKVTFAGWIVVITTAVIVSIPMMLRGETSYTLAYLLVPVLIAGVVLRPWQILSVLVGAWVIIGTLAFVYPTTDQVATTGGVVTHAILITMIGSIISFVNSRITVGAFHAVSEGQRTIEQNAKQLVELNSSLEAQVHERTADLENALMKLQDRASTQERLLDEIEQQREVIREMSVPVLPVASKVLVMPLIGALDSERLTRLQENALQAVQRQSIKHLVLDITGVVVVDSQVAQGFISVVRSVRLLGAETMLVGIRPEVAQAMVSLGLELDSISTSATLQEGLQRIPNYN, encoded by the coding sequence ATGAAAGCACTACTTGCGTGGTTAGCTCAGGTTGATCATCCGCTTGAGGATGTGCGGCGACGTGGCCAAATTATTATCAGCGTGATGTGTGCGCTCCTCGTTATTGTTGTGATTGCCATTCCTTCCTTGCTGTTCAATCCTCGGCCACTAACATCAGCTTCTGCCTTAGGTTTAGGTTTCATCTTGGCGGTGGTGGTCATTCCGTTGGCGCGGCGTGGCAAAGTAACGTTTGCTGGCTGGATTGTGGTGATCACGACCGCCGTGATTGTCTCGATTCCGATGATGTTGCGCGGCGAAACCAGCTATACCCTAGCCTATTTACTGGTTCCTGTACTGATTGCCGGGGTTGTGCTGCGGCCATGGCAAATTTTATCGGTTCTCGTTGGGGCTTGGGTGATTATTGGCACATTGGCGTTTGTCTATCCCACAACCGATCAAGTGGCAACAACTGGTGGGGTGGTTACCCATGCGATCTTGATTACCATGATTGGTTCGATTATTAGTTTTGTGAATAGCCGAATTACGGTTGGGGCTTTTCATGCGGTTTCCGAGGGCCAGCGCACGATCGAGCAAAATGCCAAACAATTAGTCGAATTAAACTCCTCGCTGGAAGCCCAAGTCCATGAACGTACTGCCGACCTTGAAAACGCTCTCATGAAATTGCAAGATCGGGCTAGCACCCAAGAGCGCTTGCTTGATGAGATTGAGCAGCAGCGTGAAGTGATTCGCGAGATGAGCGTGCCAGTTTTGCCAGTCGCTTCCAAAGTCTTGGTAATGCCATTGATCGGGGCGCTCGATAGCGAACGCCTGACCCGCCTGCAAGAGAATGCCTTACAAGCGGTGCAGCGTCAGTCGATCAAGCATTTGGTGCTAGATATTACCGGGGTTGTGGTGGTTGATAGCCAAGTTGCCCAAGGCTTTATTAGCGTGGTGCGCTCAGTACGTTTGCTTGGTGCTGAAACCATGTTGGTCGGGATTCGGCCTGAAGTTGCTCAGGCCATGGTTTCATTGGGGCTTGAATTGGATTCAATTAGCACCTCGGCAACCTTGCAAGAAGGCTTACAACGTATCCCCAACTACAATTAA
- a CDS encoding HU family DNA-binding protein: protein MHQSDLIKAIAEKSGLSQAQAGKAVNALLESITEALAAGDRVVLTGFGTFEVRERQARTGFNPKTREPLEIPATRAPAFSAGSNLKKAVTEK, encoded by the coding sequence ATGCATCAATCGGATTTGATCAAGGCCATTGCGGAAAAATCAGGTTTGAGCCAAGCCCAAGCTGGCAAAGCAGTTAACGCCTTGCTCGAAAGCATCACCGAAGCGTTGGCTGCTGGCGATCGGGTCGTCTTGACTGGCTTTGGGACGTTTGAAGTCCGCGAACGCCAAGCTCGTACTGGCTTCAACCCCAAAACCCGCGAGCCATTGGAAATTCCTGCTACCCGCGCCCCAGCATTCTCGGCTGGTAGCAACTTGAAAAAGGCTGTGACCGAGAAATAA
- a CDS encoding DUF3090 domain-containing protein — MSDFVYDLRRVSHITAAAVGQPGQRTFYLQAQKGSDLVSLITEKELVRALCLRIDDILEELDKRGVARPDASEEPTPAELLLRPPLNPFFRIAQMSLAYDPTSDLLVVEVEEFQLAADEDDEEIDPILQQHAEAEESKNDPRRVRISATRAQMQALSRNAMDIITTGGRPICPQCLQPMEDEGHLCVKKNGHGNKKASEM, encoded by the coding sequence ATGTCAGATTTCGTCTACGATTTACGGCGCGTTAGCCATATTACCGCAGCAGCAGTTGGCCAACCAGGCCAACGCACCTTTTATTTACAAGCTCAAAAAGGTAGCGACCTGGTTTCATTAATCACTGAAAAAGAGCTGGTTCGAGCACTCTGCTTGCGCATTGACGATATTTTGGAAGAGTTGGATAAACGTGGGGTTGCCCGACCTGATGCTTCCGAGGAGCCAACGCCCGCCGAATTGCTGCTGCGCCCACCATTAAATCCTTTCTTCCGCATCGCCCAAATGTCGTTAGCCTACGATCCAACCAGCGATTTGTTGGTCGTTGAGGTTGAAGAATTCCAATTGGCCGCCGATGAGGACGATGAGGAAATCGACCCAATTTTGCAGCAACATGCTGAGGCCGAGGAAAGCAAAAACGATCCACGACGGGTGCGGATTTCGGCAACGCGGGCGCAAATGCAGGCACTCAGTCGCAACGCTATGGACATTATCACCACTGGCGGGCGGCCAATTTGCCCTCAATGTTTGCAGCCAATGGAAGATGAAGGTCATCTCTGCGTCAAGAAAAATGGCCACGGCAATAAAAAAGCCTCGGAAATGTAA
- a CDS encoding acyl-CoA dehydrogenase family protein — protein sequence MPPFNQPAPQLGNQYSSDRLLQLYLRRRLPADVLAQIEPALQAMGDLAGNELYQSQLADRLNEPQLTQWDAWGERIDQIVLTPLWQRAQQIAASYGLIATAYEQTFHEYSRTCQFALAYLFHPSSDVYSCPLAMTDGAARTLLQAGNQALIERAIPHLTSRDPSQFWTSGQWMTESTGGSDVGRSETIARQAEDGSWRLYGCKWFSSATTSQMALTLARPEGNPSGGRGLALFYVETRNQHGRLNQIEVNRLKDKLGTRKVPTAELNLLGTPAIPVQGLGDGVRSIVPMLQITRTWNSVSAVGFMRRGMALAQDYAQKRWAFGSLLNQKPLHVDSLAGLQAEYAGAFLLTFYLIELLGFDEVGQSTPQQRQLLRLLTSITKLTTARQSVSHTSEIIESFGGAGYVEDTGLPSLLRDAQVLSIWEGTTNVLALDSLRAISEDPSIWPVLREQVNLWLSNAHDPSLSQAIVVAQTALDRCEQWFAESSLDRSLAEMGARRWALTLGRALELALLIEHAQAALIDANDRWLAAAARRFSCSAVNLIATIDANDNQILLS from the coding sequence ATGCCACCCTTTAATCAACCAGCCCCACAGCTTGGCAATCAATATAGCAGTGATCGCCTGCTCCAACTGTATCTCCGCCGCCGTTTACCCGCAGATGTCCTAGCCCAAATCGAACCAGCATTGCAGGCAATGGGCGATTTAGCTGGTAACGAATTGTATCAGTCGCAATTGGCTGACCGTTTGAACGAGCCGCAATTAACTCAATGGGATGCCTGGGGCGAACGGATTGATCAGATTGTGCTAACCCCGCTCTGGCAACGTGCCCAGCAGATCGCCGCCAGCTATGGCCTGATTGCCACAGCCTACGAGCAAACCTTCCATGAATATTCGCGCACCTGCCAATTTGCCTTAGCCTATCTTTTCCATCCATCGAGCGATGTGTATAGCTGTCCCTTGGCGATGACCGACGGTGCTGCCCGAACTTTGCTCCAAGCGGGTAATCAGGCCTTGATCGAACGCGCCATTCCGCATTTAACCAGCCGTGACCCCAGCCAATTTTGGACGAGCGGCCAGTGGATGACCGAATCGACTGGTGGCTCAGATGTTGGCCGCTCGGAAACGATCGCCCGCCAAGCCGAGGATGGTAGCTGGCGTTTATATGGTTGCAAGTGGTTTAGCTCGGCCACAACTTCGCAAATGGCCTTGACCTTAGCGCGACCTGAGGGCAATCCATCTGGCGGGCGTGGTTTGGCTTTGTTCTACGTCGAAACCCGCAATCAACATGGGCGGCTCAATCAGATCGAAGTCAACCGACTCAAAGATAAATTGGGTACACGCAAAGTGCCAACGGCTGAACTGAATCTGCTTGGTACGCCAGCAATTCCGGTGCAAGGCTTGGGTGATGGCGTGCGCTCGATTGTGCCGATGTTGCAAATTACCCGCACCTGGAACAGCGTTTCGGCGGTAGGCTTTATGCGGCGTGGGATGGCTCTCGCCCAAGATTATGCCCAAAAACGCTGGGCTTTTGGTTCGTTGCTCAATCAAAAACCACTGCATGTCGATAGCTTGGCTGGCTTGCAGGCCGAGTATGCTGGCGCATTCCTGCTGACCTTCTATTTAATCGAATTATTGGGCTTCGATGAAGTTGGCCAAAGCACGCCTCAACAGCGACAATTATTAAGATTATTAACATCTATTACCAAATTGACCACTGCTCGCCAATCGGTGAGTCATACCAGCGAGATTATTGAGAGTTTTGGTGGGGCGGGCTACGTTGAGGATACCGGCTTGCCGAGCCTGCTGCGTGATGCCCAAGTGCTTTCGATTTGGGAAGGTACAACCAATGTTTTAGCGCTCGACAGCCTACGGGCGATCAGCGAAGACCCCAGCATTTGGCCCGTATTGAGAGAGCAAGTTAATCTGTGGCTGAGCAACGCCCATGATCCAAGCCTGAGCCAAGCGATTGTGGTGGCCCAAACCGCACTTGATCGATGTGAACAATGGTTTGCTGAAAGCAGCCTTGATCGCAGTTTGGCTGAAATGGGGGCGCGGCGTTGGGCATTAACCCTTGGCCGAGCGCTTGAATTGGCGTTGTTAATCGAACATGCTCAGGCAGCTTTGATTGACGCAAATGATCGCTGGTTAGCGGCAGCGGCACGCCGGTTTAGTTGTAGCGCAGTTAATTTAATTGCCACAATTGATGCCAACGATAACCAAATCTTGCTCAGTTAA
- a CDS encoding lipid transporter — translation MAHPRLVRLFSLILLTALTVQLVLIPSNVAAQSKSKQATPASELPATVPGENYYYPSNDIYQYYWSTLVDTVSTTQEQSSGIRNDSNSFNLQGYLQVERYAYDSYSAYLRAQVVRPVMYNKTEAGWQQVTDPEVIGRTTDAELARPFYFQQDRNGTVYGLYFDSADTEDVQNIKRAALSQLQMYFFYDPNPIGECSDPTQIQCLQPYSIGESDVSGAYTADYTSRMIDAQTVEITKKRTEKSYKSFADRSIANAEATKIESTSVAVYDLRAGILLKNTTTQRIRSGFSTENSLNNYEGSGYGIQSGADSDDSIRYEGTIPGFLEPQSFEGKASTKSITNMIRSIEGKEYKSADIVASVTSNKADADRGLAAADLATALKDLAAAPGDPNGVTRLRATLNTVDGALAQLDQHLSKGRTNPALHEGIIGALTGVVDSKAQALIVKHFVGNQSLNQTTRTQALTALTVVAEPSAETITAVRNLVQANGSDAKQALLVLGAIANNIQAKQPQLAQELSQIIETKLAKATTDLDRDLALRALGNAGPATDLSVISGYLGHSNEIVRTSAIDALRKFPADETEALLLQAYTSETSAVARHTARELLYANGDVPSLNAFDWNWQKFVGGGDLKGELKARLYLSDGPDITALAHGEAKAHAWSWSYSLAEAKATSYVQTENGTKYRYFEAYVKVLGNNVFTPIKERIACGVQRTGNLYQTTITFFSVTKTFMVGPIPIQLGLSASGSISIPWKIVATACDVPISASANVSITPTVWASASATAAVTIFIARGGVGINADFLKTSLEAKASATYHITNGFHGNLGLNISVQPLAVRIFLWYQLRKWNGSWKSRNEWTIWNWSASTQTWPIWNTNF, via the coding sequence ATGGCTCATCCACGTCTGGTTCGATTGTTTTCGCTGATCCTACTGACCGCCTTGACCGTCCAGTTGGTACTGATTCCAAGCAATGTTGCTGCTCAAAGTAAAAGCAAGCAAGCGACACCTGCAAGCGAATTGCCTGCAACCGTGCCAGGCGAAAACTATTACTATCCATCAAACGATATCTACCAATATTACTGGTCAACCTTAGTCGATACGGTTTCAACCACCCAAGAACAAAGCAGCGGCATTCGCAACGATAGCAACAGCTTCAATCTCCAAGGCTATTTACAAGTTGAACGCTATGCCTACGATAGCTACAGCGCTTACCTACGTGCCCAAGTTGTCCGACCAGTTATGTACAACAAAACTGAGGCTGGCTGGCAGCAGGTCACTGATCCTGAAGTGATTGGCCGTACTACTGATGCTGAATTAGCCCGACCATTCTACTTCCAACAAGATCGCAATGGCACGGTTTATGGCCTGTATTTCGATAGCGCTGATACTGAAGATGTGCAAAATATCAAGCGAGCAGCGCTTTCACAATTGCAAATGTATTTCTTCTATGATCCAAATCCAATCGGCGAGTGCTCAGATCCTACCCAAATTCAGTGCTTGCAACCCTATAGCATTGGCGAAAGCGATGTTTCAGGGGCATATACTGCCGATTACACCAGCCGCATGATTGATGCTCAAACGGTTGAAATTACCAAAAAACGCACCGAAAAATCCTACAAGAGCTTCGCTGATCGTTCAATCGCCAACGCTGAAGCAACCAAAATTGAAAGCACCAGTGTGGCAGTCTACGATTTGCGAGCGGGAATCTTGCTCAAAAATACGACAACCCAACGGATTCGCAGCGGCTTCAGCACCGAAAATAGCTTGAATAACTATGAAGGCTCAGGCTATGGTATCCAATCAGGGGCTGATTCTGACGATTCAATTCGCTATGAAGGCACGATTCCTGGTTTCTTAGAGCCACAATCATTCGAAGGCAAGGCCAGCACCAAATCAATTACCAACATGATTCGCTCAATCGAAGGCAAAGAATACAAATCAGCCGATATTGTCGCCAGTGTAACTAGCAATAAGGCTGATGCTGACCGTGGTTTGGCGGCTGCCGATTTGGCGACGGCCTTGAAAGACCTTGCGGCTGCACCTGGCGACCCCAACGGTGTGACCCGCCTTCGCGCAACCTTGAACACGGTTGATGGCGCTTTGGCCCAACTTGATCAACATTTGAGCAAGGGTCGTACCAACCCAGCCTTGCACGAAGGCATCATCGGTGCATTGACCGGCGTGGTTGATAGCAAAGCTCAAGCCTTGATCGTCAAGCACTTTGTTGGTAATCAAAGCCTGAATCAAACCACCCGTACCCAAGCCTTAACCGCTTTGACGGTGGTTGCCGAACCAAGTGCTGAAACTATCACTGCTGTGCGCAACTTGGTGCAAGCCAATGGCAGCGATGCCAAGCAAGCCTTGCTGGTTTTGGGTGCAATTGCCAATAATATCCAAGCCAAACAACCACAATTGGCGCAAGAACTCAGCCAAATTATCGAAACCAAGCTCGCCAAAGCCACAACTGACCTTGACCGCGACTTAGCCTTGCGAGCCTTGGGCAATGCTGGCCCAGCGACCGACCTGAGCGTCATCAGTGGCTACCTTGGCCATAGCAACGAAATTGTGCGCACCTCGGCGATTGATGCCTTGCGTAAGTTCCCAGCAGATGAAACTGAAGCCTTGTTGCTGCAAGCCTACACCAGCGAAACCAGCGCTGTTGCTCGCCACACTGCTCGCGAATTGCTCTACGCCAATGGCGATGTGCCAAGCTTGAACGCCTTCGATTGGAACTGGCAAAAATTTGTTGGTGGTGGCGACCTCAAGGGCGAATTGAAAGCGCGCTTGTACTTGAGCGATGGCCCAGATATTACCGCCCTCGCCCACGGTGAAGCCAAAGCCCATGCCTGGTCGTGGAGCTACAGCCTGGCCGAAGCCAAAGCTACCTCATATGTTCAAACCGAAAATGGCACCAAGTATCGCTACTTTGAAGCCTATGTCAAAGTCTTGGGTAACAACGTCTTTACCCCAATCAAAGAACGCATCGCTTGTGGTGTCCAACGCACTGGCAACCTGTATCAAACGACCATCACCTTCTTCTCGGTAACCAAAACCTTTATGGTTGGCCCGATTCCGATTCAGTTGGGCTTGTCAGCCAGTGGCAGCATCTCAATTCCTTGGAAGATTGTCGCAACCGCCTGTGATGTGCCAATCTCAGCCAGCGCCAATGTTTCGATTACACCAACGGTTTGGGCTTCGGCTAGCGCAACCGCCGCAGTCACCATCTTTATCGCTCGTGGTGGGGTAGGCATCAACGCCGACTTCCTCAAGACTTCGCTCGAAGCCAAGGCCAGCGCGACCTATCACATTACCAATGGATTCCACGGCAACTTAGGCCTGAACATCTCGGTTCAACCGCTGGCAGTGCGCATTTTCCTCTGGTATCAATTGCGCAAATGGAATGGCAGTTGGAAGAGCCGCAACGAATGGACGATTTGGAATTGGAGTGCATCAACCCAAACCTGGCCAATTTGGAACACGAATTTCTAA
- a CDS encoding response regulator transcription factor: MKILVVDDDAELRGLIGFALSQAGYAVIQAADGTQALTQFAAEQPELVILDVNMPGLDGFEVCRRIRAQSPVPVMLLTVRNSEDDLIRGLDGGADDYLNKPFSPRTLTARVRALLRRVGGERPTPLQQGDLMLDTERQSVSREGLGFVALTNREYRLLQYLLANAGRVVSNEQVTIHVWGHHGIGDRTLLKQLVHRLRQKIEPNPAEPQYLVTIPSVGYILQPNGAN, from the coding sequence ATGAAGATTTTAGTCGTTGATGATGATGCTGAGTTACGCGGATTAATTGGCTTTGCCTTGAGCCAAGCAGGCTATGCCGTGATACAAGCGGCTGATGGCACTCAAGCATTAACCCAATTTGCTGCTGAACAACCTGAATTAGTGATTCTCGATGTCAATATGCCTGGTTTGGATGGCTTTGAAGTTTGTCGGCGCATCCGTGCCCAATCGCCAGTGCCGGTCATGCTGCTGACTGTGCGCAACAGCGAAGATGATCTAATTCGCGGCTTGGATGGTGGCGCTGATGATTATCTCAACAAGCCATTTAGCCCGCGCACCCTGACGGCGCGAGTGAGAGCCCTGCTGCGACGCGTCGGCGGCGAACGGCCTACACCCTTGCAACAAGGCGATTTAATGCTCGATACCGAGCGCCAAAGCGTTAGTCGCGAGGGCTTGGGCTTTGTCGCCTTGACCAATCGTGAATATCGTTTGCTGCAATATTTACTGGCCAATGCTGGGCGGGTTGTCAGCAACGAGCAAGTCACAATCCACGTTTGGGGTCATCATGGCATTGGCGATCGCACCTTATTGAAACAATTGGTGCATCGTTTACGCCAAAAAATTGAGCCAAACCCCGCCGAACCGCAATATTTGGTGACGATCCCCAGCGTTGGCTATATATTGCAGCCCAACGGCGCAAACTAG
- a CDS encoding effector binding domain-containing protein: MQVYERAGLIIAGLATRTTNQTEADPRTGLIGPLYQRFFGENISQQLTNADLTSRYGVYTNYASDHQGEYDLIVGHAVSSDQPLADGLSRVTIPAQRYLRWQATITQPSDVIGMWMQIWEYFSQPQLHQRSYTADFEYYDFAQPDQAEIWIAIQ; the protein is encoded by the coding sequence ATGCAAGTTTACGAACGGGCTGGTTTAATCATTGCAGGCTTGGCAACACGCACCACTAATCAGACTGAGGCTGATCCGCGCACAGGCTTGATTGGGCCACTCTATCAGCGTTTTTTTGGCGAAAACATTAGCCAACAGCTCACTAACGCCGATTTAACTAGCCGCTATGGGGTGTATACCAACTATGCCAGCGATCATCAAGGCGAATATGATCTGATCGTCGGCCATGCTGTGAGTAGCGATCAACCCCTTGCTGATGGCTTAAGTCGGGTTACAATTCCAGCTCAGCGCTATCTCCGTTGGCAGGCCACAATTACCCAACCCAGCGATGTGATTGGCATGTGGATGCAAATTTGGGAGTATTTTAGCCAACCTCAGCTACATCAACGTAGCTATACCGCCGATTTTGAATACTATGATTTTGCCCAGCCTGATCAGGCCGAAATTTGGATTGCAATTCAGTAA
- a CDS encoding SCO1664 family protein → MSDHESEQPQALELTTILQVLRDGRMELQGLLPWSSNYTFLVEVHADDQSELVLGAVYKPQRGENPLWDFPQGTLYKREAAAFLISHALGWHLVPPTVTREGPHGVGSVQLLIHADYEQHFFTLKEGHEREFQRMALFDIVINNADRKGGHVLVDDDQRIWAIDHGICFHDEYKLRTVIWDWVGQAIDEADLADLKQLDQDLASETSLTNALNNMLYPREIKAMRQRINRLISSAKFPASYGQRSIPWPPV, encoded by the coding sequence ATGAGCGATCACGAATCAGAGCAACCCCAAGCGCTCGAATTGACAACGATCTTGCAAGTGCTGCGCGATGGCCGGATGGAATTGCAGGGATTATTGCCATGGAGCAGTAACTATACGTTTTTGGTTGAAGTGCATGCCGACGATCAGAGTGAGCTGGTGCTTGGGGCAGTCTATAAACCACAGCGTGGCGAAAACCCGCTCTGGGATTTTCCTCAGGGCACATTATACAAACGCGAGGCCGCCGCATTTTTGATTAGCCATGCCTTGGGTTGGCATTTAGTGCCACCAACCGTCACCCGCGAAGGCCCACACGGCGTTGGCTCAGTCCAATTGCTAATTCATGCCGATTACGAACAGCATTTTTTTACCTTGAAAGAAGGCCATGAACGCGAGTTTCAGCGCATGGCCCTGTTCGATATTGTGATCAACAATGCTGATCGCAAGGGGGGCCATGTGCTGGTTGACGATGACCAACGGATTTGGGCAATTGATCATGGCATCTGCTTTCACGATGAATATAAGTTGCGCACCGTCATTTGGGATTGGGTTGGTCAGGCGATAGATGAAGCCGATTTGGCCGATCTCAAGCAACTCGATCAAGATTTAGCGTCAGAAACCAGTCTGACCAACGCACTCAACAACATGCTCTACCCACGTGAAATCAAGGCGATGCGTCAACGAATCAACCGCCTGATCAGTAGCGCCAAATTTCCCGCCTCGTATGGGCAGCGCTCAATTCCATGGCCGCCCGTTTAG